The DNA region tacagattttaataAGATTTAGAGTGGCCTGAAACTCATTCTTAACAAGCTTACAGGTGATGGCCATTGTTTCTCAGACCATACTCTGAGTAGGATTTCTGTTCTTTCTGGGGCTAGACCACCTTACCAGCCCGTGTTAAGGGAGGATGAGGGCTTGATATATTGCTACTAGAGGGCTCATCAGCGCTCTGCCCACCTCCCTTACAAACACAGTACTGGGGTGGGACCAGAAGGAGCTGTGTGACTGACCCCAGTGCCCATGTTTTCTCCTAGGGCTGCACTTGGGGTGTGGCGTACCAGGTGCAAGGTGAGCAGGTGAATGAGGCCCTGAAGTACCTGAATGTGCGGGAGGCAGTGCTTGGCAGCTATGATACCAAGGAGGTCACCTTCTACCCTCAAGATACCCCTGACCAACCACTCAAGGCATTGGCCTACGTGGCCACCCCGCAGAACCCTGGTTACCTGGGCCCTGCGCCTGAGGAGGCCATCGCTACGCAGATCCTGGCCTGCCGAGGCTTCTCTGGCCACAACCTTGAGTACTTGCTGCGCCTGGCAGACTTCATGCAGCTTTGTGGGCCCCAGGCACAGGACGAGCACCTAGCAGCCATCGTGGATGCTGTAGGCACCATGCTGCCCTGCTTCTGCCCCACTGAGCAGGCTTTGGCACTGGTCTGAGGGGCTGAGCCCCTACATGGACACAGGGGCCAGGTCCCCACTCCAGTGCACACAGACAGACTTGATAATAGCTGGAGCCCACTGAGAAGACTTGGTGGGCCGACAGGGGCCTCTTTTAAGCCCCTGCCTGTCCGCCAGCCCCCAGATCTCCTACCTGACACTGACTTACTACTTGAAACTTTATTTATTGCACCATGTTGGTGtggtgggcagggtggggggcctGCCCTAGTTATAGGGGCCCTGCTGAGCGGTGCCCCACCCCAGGCGCCTGGTGCCTGACCAGATTCCCCCCAGTGCTGCTGCTATCCCCATACTACCCAGGCCTCCACCTCCCCAGGGAGCCTCCAAGAGCCTTGACCCTCTGCCCCCCACTCCAGACCAACCATTCCCTAGCCCCAGAAACAACACCCGCCAAAGGTCCCAGCTTGCTGGTGAGGGTAGGAGGGAGTGAGGAGAGGGGGCCCTACAAGAACTGAGGCCCCTGCCAGCCCTGCTCATCCCCCAGGTCCCCAGGGCAGAGCTGGATCTGGAAGCCAGACACAGCTGCTGAGGCTGGGCCTAGGCCTCTTACCCATTTGGCTTTGTTTCCCtgtcctgtctgtctgtctggacCACTCCTGTCTGTCTGTCGGTCTGTTTCTGGGAAGCTCATCGGTATAGGCCCTGGCGCCTTCCCAGTCTGTCCCATACCATAATCCATAAACTGATCTCATTATCAGTGCTGTGCTGGAATGTGGTTCTTTCTTCAGATGGGGGTTTGGGGGTGAGTGTGGTGCTGAAGCCCTGGAAGGCTCATAAGAGGGGAAAGGGCTCCCTCTTCATCCCCAGGCCTCTGTCCCAGAGAGGGGGCAGCTGAGCAGGCAGGACTACCAGGTTACATCGCTCCCGTGATCACGATTCACATCTTAGTGCACACAAAGAATGCCCCCCCCTGAGGCATGCAAATTCAGCCTGGGCAGCTCCACTTGGCAGCCCTGTGAGGAGTCCTTGCCACCGACTTGGTACCCTGTGTCTCCTCCCAGCTGCCTTGAAGGGGCTGCCGGGCTTGCAGTTCAGACCAGGTCTTCCTCCAGTTGCAGGGTCAGCAGCTGCCTCTTCCTGACAGTGAGGCTAGACCTCTGGCTTCCTGCTAAAGGAGCCATGTGGGTTAAAGGAGCTTAAATGGTAAGGTGATGACGACTTGTGAGACCATGCTGACAGTGCAGGCCTGGAGGACCTGGTGGCCCTTTGACTTCCGAGGTCCGGGTGCTCATTCTTGCCTCCTGGGCCTGTGGTGTGGGCTGTGCCTTCTCCGTTACCCTGACCCACCAGGACTCAAGCCCATGATGGGATGAGTTGCCGGGCACCCTCTGGACTGCTGCTTGTTCACCATCTGCCTGCCCCTGGCTACTCTTCCCTCACCCTGGCCCTGCAGGTGCAAATCCCAGCCCCCAAGTTCTCAGTCTGGCCCTGGGCTCCTCAACTGGGAGTGGCCCCTCAGTGGATTCAGCCTTTACTCCTGGACCTGCAGAATGGGTGCAAGGCTTTTGCAGCAGTAGAGCCTGGCTCCAATCCAGCCCATCCCTCACTTGCCCAGTGACCTCCAGAAAAGTATTCagcctctgagactcagtttacaCTGGGACGCTGTGTGGTATGTGTTGCTGCCCCTCTTGTTGTGGCCGGTGCCCTGGTTTGGTCCGGGTGTCCCCAGCAGGGTCAGCTCCGACCAAGCTGGGTGGCCCTTGTGCCTGGGGAGGGTGCCCATGTGTTGGCAGCCTCGTGTCTTGGCCATTGATGGGAGAAGTGTGGAGTCCAGCCAGGTTCTTCTGGGAGCTCGGTCAGGACAACACATCCGGAGGAGGCAGCGGGTGGCAGGGAGCCCTGGACAGCCGCCTCCTGTGCCAGGGTAGGGCCAGACAGCCAGTCTGGGTGCTCAGAGCAGAGCCATGCTCTATATGAATGGCGTTGGGGGTTCGGAAGGTTGCTTGCCAGCTGCACATGGGCTCGCATACTTCAAGCCATTCATTCAGCAGGACACTGGGGATAGAGCAGAGAAGAAATCCTCCTCCTCAAGGAACTTTGAATCGTGACCATTCAGCATGAAAAGTGTCATGGTGGGAATAGGGCACTCAGCTTAGAAAGGGCTCTTGACCCTGAGGGGTTGAGGGAGGTCAGGGTAGGCTTTCCAGGGGAGGGAATGATGGGGCTGAGAGGAGGTCTCTAGTGAACAGAGGCACGGAACAACTTGTACCAGAGGGGGGGTGCAAGGTCAGACCAGCTGGGACAGAGTGGCATGGGGAAGGGGACATGGGGCGGGACAGGTGGCAGGACCTCAGCCTGCTGGCTGCTCTGGTGAGCTGTGCTGTGGAGGAGGCACTCCTCCTGGGTCACTGGGGGCCCCTGTGGATTCTGAGTGGGGAAGAGACTGCTTAAAAAGGAACACTGGCTGCTGTGTCaaaggccagggagagggaaggtggcCTGAGCTGAGGGGTGCAGTGGGAATGGACAGGAGGATGGATTTGAGAGCAATTTAGGGAGTGAGGTCGGCAGGATTGGTTGTGGCTGGTTGATGAGGAGAGTGAGGAAGAGGATAGAGGGCCGGGGCTCCTGGTGCAGAGGAAGAGTTGAAAAGGGTGCAGGTGGAGATCTGCCCTGTGTGAGAGTGTTTGCCCTGCGGGGGCCTGTGGGGCGGTGGCATCCACATGGATGTTCAGGAGCAGCTGGATACGTGGGTCTGGGACTCGGAAGAGTACTATGGGCTGGAGTTAGAGATTTGGGAGGCACACCCATCAAGACAGTCCTCAAAGCCCTGGgagtggagagaaaagagaacgAGGCCCAGTCCAACCCTGAGGCCCCCCAGCCCTGGTGGGGTGAGCAAAGCAAGAAGAGTTGGGAACAAGcagctggagaggcaggaggagaatCAGGAGAGCGTGGTTTTCTATGAGCCAGGGTCATGCTGCTGAGATGCTAAGGAAAACGAGGACACAGGAGTGTCCACTGGATGAAATGCCAGGCGGTCCTCAGTGGCCTCAGTGAGAGCAATTTCAGGATCAGTGGTGGGAAACCACAAGGTAGGGCTGAGAAGCTAGTGGGAGGAAAGTAGCTCTCAAGAAAGTTGGCTGCTaagaggagagagaagcaaaGGGGTAACTGAAGTTGTGGGGAGGGCGTAGGAGTCTCAGGACCCCAAGAGCTTTTGTTGATGTGTGATATAGCAATTGACAACATTTAGTGTATTAGGAATTAAGaagtttaaaacatatttatcaattaaatttaaaaaataaatccattatatgttaacatattttaaaggaaaaatgattCTATTTTCCAGAACAAATTTAGTGAAaggagtggcattgttttatatttttaatgtctgcCTTTAATAGAAGCAGTTGGATTCTCAGctgtttctgcattccttctGTTGCAAATATATAGTTCTGGAATACTCCATTGTACACTTGGAGTCAGTTCTTGGAGGAAGTGTTAGACTTTATCTTGTAGGGAAGTTGAGTTCTGtggtgatgtttttattttttcatgtgtttttccTCCCACAAAAgggtctttgtttgtttttgttctttttgttttgtctgctTGTCAAGCAGACAAGTGTTGTGTTCAGGTCTGGGCTTAAGGAGGCTTGTGCTGGTGGCAGGGGAAGGCTGCAAGATGGGCAGGTGCTGGGGAGGCATGAACTAAAAGCCGGAGCAGGGAATGTGGGGACATCGCCTGGCAGCCAGTTGAAAACGGGGGacaggcaggagggaggagactgGGGAACCCCAGGGTTTTGCCAAGACGGGGCACGAACAGTTCAGGGGCATGTGGGCAAACACCACTCCGGCCTCTGAGCACCTTTCTAGGGCTGACAGGCTCTTAGGGGTTCTCCGGGTTGCCCCCCACTGGGTTCCAGGAAGGACCACGTTCCTCTGAGGGCTGTCGTTCCCCTGAAGACAGTGGTGGCAGAGAAGCAAAGGGTGTGGGAAGATGGACCTCAAAAGGGGCAGACCTTGTCTTTCCCCAGGCCTGGCTCTGAGGAGGGTCAGGGTGCTCCAGGGCCAGGTTGGGGGAGGGGCCTGTCACAAGGAGAGTGTCCCTGAGGGCCAGGGTCAAAGCAAGAGGGCCAGCCTCCTGCCCCACAGCTAGGGTGACCATATATCCCAGTGTGCCCAGGACGGGCCTGGTTTACTCCTGTTGTCCTGAGGTAATTAttactttcactctcaaaagcCTCGAGGTTTGGAGTGTTTAAATGGCATAGTGTCTGTGGAAACTGGGACCGAgcaggattgtttttttttttttttttttttggccgtgccatgcgtcATGCAGGGTctcaattccccgaccagggatcgaatccctGACCCCTGCGgtagaagcgtggagtcttaaccactggaccgccagggaagagggccagggaagtccccaagcagGATTGCTTTACCTGGCGCCTGTCAGAAGAGGTTGACCAAAGCCCCTGACCacacctgccctctgccctccttgCCCTGTTCCTGGACCCTCAACCCCTGCCCAGGGGCCCGTGGAGGCCGCTCTCCTCTGCCCTTCCCGGGTGCCCTTGGAGAGTCCCGCCAGGCCTGCCCTTCCCGGTTCAGGCCCGTCCCGGGCATTTCCCTGGGCCGTGAGGGAGAGCGGACACACCCTTAAGGCTCCGCTGCTCTCCTGTCACCGGCCCAACCCCTCCAGGAAGGAGAGGGCACCGCACGCGTCCGCGCCTGCCCCTCCCGCTTCATCCGGGGACCCTGCCCCGCAGGCGCCCCTCCGGCTCGGCGACTCCCCGGTCCTTCCCGCCCCCCAGGAAGATAGAGCCCGGGGTGAGCGCTCCCCTCACCAAACCTTAAACGTGGGCCCAGTCTCCTTCCTCAAACCTTCAGGCGTTCCGCTGTCTGACCGGACCTTAGGGCTCCCTGTCCCGTCCTACCTCCCCCGCCCTGATGCTCGCCCACTTTCCCTGGACGACAGTCATGCCCTCCAAAGTGATCCGCCTTCCCCAGTTTGGTGCCCTCCTGGATATTTATttcctacaaaatgtaaaatgccaACTCTGGCCCCAGGGCCTGCTCTCCCCTCCCGCCTCCTCGGCCTCGCGCTCCCCCCGCCACGCCCCTCCATCCCGCCGCCTTCCTGCTGTCTCCTCCCACCTCGGGCTATATTTGGTCACCAAGGCTTTGCCCCTACTCTTTTCCCCATGCTAACCACTTTACCCAACCCTCTCACATCCTTCTGAACTCAGCGCCGGCCTTGTGCCTGCAGAAGCTGCTGTGGACCTGGGCTGGGGCTGGCTGGTGCCCCACCTCGTGCCCAAcaaccctcccccgccccccgttTTGAGCCCAGCACGTTGTATTGACGTGATCTGCTTGCGGATCTGTCCCCGCTAGGCTCAGCAAGCGCCCCCCGCCCTTCCCCAGGGCAGGAACTGAATGTAGCCCAGCTCTGGGGCCCCACCGGAACTCAGGGGACCTATGGGGAACCGGGTTTAAGGAGACACCCCTTCTGAACGCAATGTCACGCTTCCCCTTGAAGGGAAAGGACCCGTGAAAACCAGTCACCACCAAGGGAGAGTGCCAAGCCGCCTCCTCGGGCTAATATTCAAAGTGAATGTTTCTGTGCACAGCCCAGGAATGTGGGACTGGGAGCCACCGGGGCGAGGGCTGACCCAGCACGTGCCTGACTGGGGCAGTACTGACCCACCCTGGGCTGCCCCCTCTCAGCCCCTCCGTTGGTCTGAGAGAGGTCAGGCCCTAAACACACACCAGAGGAAGGGCCGCCCTTCAGCAGGCCTGTCAGGGGCAGGGTCCGTGCCCTTGCTAGTCCTCCCTGCTCTGGGCGCTAAGTTGGAGGGCTGTTTGTGCCCGTCTCATGGGGTGGTGCTCCCTGTCCCCACGGGAGGGGAGCTGGACCCTCCTGGGAACAACctgagggtgctggtgactgGGGGAAGAAGGGGACAGTAATGTACCCACCTGCGGCTTCCCCCCTGCTGCAGTCAAAGACTCCTGCCAGGCACAGCCCCTCCTGGGGCTGTCATGTCCACACCAGGTCAGGAGGGTGGCTCTGGCTGGGAGGATGCTGAGTCCGTGGTGGTGAAAGCTGCTCATGTGGGGTACCCGAGTCATCCATCCACAGGAGTAGGTCCTCACCCGTGGAAGTTTCCATAGGAAGGGAGACCAAGTTCCTGCTCACAGGCTACTTGTACGGACCTGACAGAAGCCTGCAAAATGCCTGCAACGTGCAGGGTGCCTTCTTGCTTTGTCTTGCATCCTCCATTCCCCAACCCTGAAAGCCTCTTCCCTGCCAGCTCTGGCCTGGCTAATTCATCACTCAGACTTCAGGGCTCAGCTGAGATGTCCCTCCtccgggaagccttccctgaaccTTCTCTACCTGACCACCAAGGCCTGGCTTTGGGGCCCTGCTATGCATCTCTGACATCTCTGCTTTTTATCTTGCAGATCTGATGGCACTGTGTTCCTTGTTGGCCTCCCCAGTGGACTGTGGGCCCTTGAGGTGCTTCCCAGAGCCttcacacagtaggtgctcacatTGTGTTTGTTGAACGAAAGCCCACACACTCAGCAAGCAGCAGGCACTGGCGAGGGGAGGATGGGGACTGCGGAGGGCATTCTGTGCTCTCTCCTCACAAAAGGGACTATGCAGcagaggtgggtggggctgggggggtgcaggggaggggaggaggcggaCCTACCATGACTACCCCCACCCCAAATCTGCCAGGGCTTCATACCCTGGTCAGGACATTGAACTGCTGTTCAGATGCAAAGAACGAGCACTGGGCTGGGATCCAGAGGTTCTAGTCCTGTTTTAAGCCTGTGTCTTAGACAAGgcacttttcttctctttgggcCTCCGTCtcctcaaatgtaaaatgaagAGCTGCACCAGAAACCTGCTCCCATCCAGTTCCAGTGGCTCCTCTTTTTCAGGAGGGACATGAGCTTGGGGTTGGAGGGACTGAGCTCAAGAACCAGGGCTCCATGTACCCTGAGTCCTTGGCCAGGTTATTTAATATCTCTGAGCtgcaatttcttcatttttaaagcagGAATGATAACCATAACTATCTCTTAGACTCTTGGGATTAGATGTGCTATCAGGTGAAAGACCcttatatactttatttattttaaaatatttatttatttatttattttggttgtgccaggtcttagttgcggcatgtggacttcttagttgtggcatgtggactcttagttgcggcatgcatgcgggatctagttccccaaccagggatcgaaaccaggccccctgcattgggagcgcagagtcttacccactggaccaccagggaagtccctatgtactTTAAAGCACTATGTGAATGTTGGTTATTGTTTAACACTACTATTTTCACCAGCACCTAATTAGTTACTGGATTATCTCTAACCTCACTagagtgtaagctccatgagggccagAGCCAGCACCTCCCTGTTCATTGCTGTGTCTTTGGTACACAGCACTGAGCCTGGCTTATCtcaggccctcaaaaaatatttgctggccaaataaatggataaatgaagttGGCTGAATGACTGTATGAATGAACTCTATTCACTTAGCGGAGCACTGATGGCAAATCAGGTTGATGggtagagggagaaagggaaaaggaggtggaggcagaggaggaagggggtGCTCCCTGGGCTGCCCCACTCTGCTGTGTTGGGGAGGGTGGGTGAAGAAAGGCAGGAGgggaaatgacagaaaaaaaaaacaacttggggCCATGAGGACAAGGCCACACAATTCTGCTGGGTGCCTTGCAGGTGGCCTCTCCAGATGAGCCCTCTCCCTGGTCAGTGCCCACCTCCACCTctcacagcccctgccctgccagcaagtggggaaagggaggagaaaggaggacTGACTGAAAGCCAGGCCATTGTGGTTTGTTTACCAATAGCACAGTCCTCCTGGGTCATGATACAGCCAGCAGCATCTGACCCAGCTAAATATATCTCCTCTGCTGGCCTGGACCACACAGCCAGCTCCTGAAGGCCAGGGACCACCCGCTCTTCCCTCTGGCTTGGGCCCTGGGCCTCCTCCTGACCTTTGAGCTCTGTGTCCCCAGGGAGCCGATGGCTAATCAGGTCCCAAACCAAATGCAATTGCTGGCTGAACCCAGGAGGACAGTTTCATTTGGACAGACTCAGAGGACTTAGGGGGAGAAAGCCCAAAATTTCCAGCAATAGGACAACCAAATGGCACATCTCCCTTCCATGGCATATTTGAGTAATTATGAATGTTTAGGAAGAATATTTATTAATGTTCAGAAAACATTTTACTCTTTTTACAGTATTCTCTTAACATTAGTgtgtaagtgaaaaaaaaaaaaagcatacaaagTTAGAGACATAGTATGAATACAATCATGTATTTaaaaagcatagatatatgtCTGGAAGGAATCACCAGAAACTGTCAACACAGTTTGCCTCCCAGGAGGGGAActgggggccaggggaggggatGGAAGAGAGACTTTTTATTCTTATGCccttttgtatgtttttgattttgaaCTGTGCAAATTTATTACTTATTCATAAGTCAGtcaaatatgtaataaaatgcagatctgaaaaagaaaaggcctggGCACAAAGAGGCTCTGGACATCCCTTCAGAGGTTAAGAGCACTGATTTTGGTGGTGGGCCATGCAGGGtgctcccttttctttttttttttgttttgtttttatgatttattttatttatgtatttatttatttttggctgtgttgggtcttcgttgtggtgtgtgggctcctcattgcggtggcctcccttgttgcggagcacaggctccaggcgtgtgggcctcagtagctgcggcttgtgggctcagcagttgtggctcacaggctctagagcgcaggctcagtggtcgtggcgcacgggcttagttgctccgtggcatgtgggatcttcccggaccagggctcgaacccgtgtcccctgcattggcaggcggattcttaaccactgtgccaccagggaagccctattaccatttttattgtagccatcctagtgggtgtgaagggcTTCAAGAAATAATATTGCAATTTCACTTTCTatagaaagaatataaagaaaatgttgtatagtctttttaaaatagcATATTTGATATAAATTTTTCATTACTGATAGTTTTAGAAAGTGCCCTATTGCCATCTCTGTaacttcctcagagaggcctgTTCAGGCTAGGTCTTGCTCACTGATCTCAGGAGGCATGGTCTCCCATGGCAGCTGGTCCAGCCAGCCAGGTCCTCACTGATCTGATCCCACCATGCCAGTCTTTGGGGGTTTATTAGCGATGAAGCCTGGGCCATGGTGGGACAGTGTCTTGTTTAGATCATTCTCCTTGGGGTCAACAATGGGGTCTGGTTGCTGGATGAGGGCCACCAAGGGCAAATTGTCACTGGAGGTAGAGGAACAGCCCCAGGACCACCTCTTCCAAGGCACAGAGGGGGTCCCCCAGACTGGAACAGTGTTCCATGCCATCCGTGCAAAGGAGGCCTACAAAGTGAGGAGTCCGGAAGCTTAAACTACAGTGTTTCATAGTAAATCAGCCTTTGATTCCACCAGGAGTTGGTGCTAAAGCCTGTTTTTGTGTATCTTCCCCAACTCTAgcaactgttttttgttttgtttttttttaattaattatttggctgtgacgggtcttagttgcggtatgcgggatcttttgttgtggtgcatgggcctctctctagttgtggtgtgcaggctccagagcacgcgggctcagtagttgcagcacgtgggttgccccatggcatgtgggatcttagttcccccaccagggatcgaacctgcatcccctgcattgcaaggtggattcttaacgactggaccaccagggaagtccctggcaatTGTTATTTAAAAGCAAACCTCAGCCAATCTGATAGGAAAAGCTTGGAATCTCATTGTTTTAGCtctcatttctttgattattaatGAGGGTAAACATTTCCCCATATGATTATTACCCATTTGCGTGTTTGTGtgcattttcttttcatgtacagtgcctagcacacagaaAGTGTTTATAAATAGACCTGAAATAAGTGGTTTTGCCCATTTTCCTTTGGGGCATTGTGTCCAAGACTAAGAGCTGTCCGTTCAAAATCTGTTCTCTTCTTCCTTAATTGTATGGCGGCCTCCTTTGCAGTTGGATGGGTCTTTGCATTCTAGAGCTCTCTCTGATACAATGTGAGCCAAAGTACTGTGAGCCATTTAAGGGTCTAACTTTTAAGACAGCAGGGGCACCTCCTCTCCAGACTTTCCCCTTCCTATCAGATGTTTCTGCAAACCAGCACTAACCATGCAGATGAGAACAAAGCATGGAGATGGCAGAGAAACAGGATGAAAATAAACTGGGACCTTAAATGATCGTGTAGAACAAATTCAAATTCTTAAGGGAGACATATGTGGATTTACATCTTATTTGAGCAGTTGCATTTTGGAGTCTCTCTTACAGAGTGTGTGCTGCCCTAACCAATGTAAGCAGTGACATTATTTGATCAGAGGATTTATGGCCCAACCCATGGAGATCTGTGATTGGACAGTCCCTAGGGATGACCAGCCTGTCCCCATAAAGGTGAAGCACTGGGGAGTGGAGATCAGGAGATCAGGTTCAGTGACACTGGCCTTTGAGATCACACAGTTCGTTTTCCTTGCTCTCACTGAACCCTGATGATGGGCTACATTTGCATACATTGCCTTCAGATTGCCTCCAGCTCTTCCTTGGCAGAACTGTTCCTAGGTACTTGAGTTAATCAACAcactttttggtttttaaaaaaagagagagtaaaataaaatccataaGCTTTAGTGAACTGGTTCAAACCAGAACACGCCTATCTAGAACACTGGGCTTATCCAGAACTCAGGTACTGGAGCCCAGCAGAGGCCAGAGGCATGCACTGAAGCTCAATCACTTTATTCCTAGGAGAGCCCGCAGTTCCTCCTTCGGAGTAGTTTTCTCTGGTTCAGAAGTTCTGAATCAGGATAAATGGTTTTCAAGCCCCCAAGAATTTGGAAAAGGTAAGTTAGAAGAGGGAGGTAAGTTAGATATCAGCACAAAAACACTAAGGGGACACAGGTCCTATTCAAAGCAGACTTGAGACGCATACAATTGTAGCTGTCCGTGTGGTTTAGTATCAGGCACTCGGTAGTCATGGCACAGGGGCCTGAGCACCAGATGCTCATGTGACCCAGGTTCTCAGGAAAGGTTAAGATATGTTCAGTAGGGTCTGTTTAAGCTGTGATATTCATAAAATCTCTTCAAAAGAGTCCTAACCAAGATAAATTCTGGTGCTTCAAAGGGTTAACTATCAGCTCTCTGACTTAGCTATTCAGAAAGATTCTGCATGGTAGAGTTCATGCTGCCCTTTCCAAATCCA from Eschrichtius robustus isolate mEscRob2 chromosome 1, mEscRob2.pri, whole genome shotgun sequence includes:
- the CHAC1 gene encoding glutathione-specific gamma-glutamylcyclotransferase 1 yields the protein MKQESAAQNTPPASPPPSQPPQDDCDPQALWIFGYGSLVWRPDFTYSDSRVGFVRGYSRRFWQGDTFHRGSDKMPGRVVTLLEDREGCTWGVAYQVQGEQVNEALKYLNVREAVLGSYDTKEVTFYPQDTPDQPLKALAYVATPQNPGYLGPAPEEAIATQILACRGFSGHNLEYLLRLADFMQLCGPQAQDEHLAAIVDAVGTMLPCFCPTEQALALV